Within Topomyia yanbarensis strain Yona2022 chromosome 2, ASM3024719v1, whole genome shotgun sequence, the genomic segment AAAAAGCTTCGGTATTTTTTCTTCTGGGGAATTGTTTTAGGGGGAATGTTATACAATCGCATATACCTCATATGCTACTATAGGCCCTTTTCCCATTGAtatcgcttctttaattcttggTCCGTAGACTCCCGAGCCAGTCAGCTCACCCATTTTATCTACGTTGCGTTGAATCTGCGACGTTTCAACGTCTTCCAATGAAGCGCCTTCCCAGGGCTTAATCGCAGCTGTGGCATTCTGCAGCCACTTAGTTGTATCTTTGTCTACACAGGCGATTTCGAGATACCCTTGTTTGTAGGTGCACTTCCTAAACttgggtctcgtattgtttgAGCTCTGCTCCAGGATGCTATTGATCAGCGCGCATCGAGCAGCATTCAGCTGTTCATGGCTGAGGGTATTCGCAGGGTACCCAGCCGAGATCATCGAGTGCGACTTGGCCATTTCGTTGAAGGTTGGGCGCTGATCAGTTTTTTGGTGTCGCTTGGATTGTGCTTTCCCCTTTGGGATTTTTACCAACTCTAACGCTTCAGCGGGTTTGTGGCCGTTTCTCAGCAGCCACCCACGGCGTTTCTTCGCCGCTCCGCTTAAGTGAGCTCTTCCTGTTCCTCTTGCTTTATTCTCGGAGCCCTACGTCCCGCTGTTTGCTTCGCCAGACTGGTCTGTGTCTTTCCTGGTCACTGTCCGATCCTTGTCTCTATCTGGAGAGTTGAGAATGGACAAAGTGTAGGACAAATCATCCTACAATGAACCGCTATTCTGCAGCTCTCCAAGTTTGCTTTCCACGCAATCCTTTTCTTCTTGCACCTCCACCTCTACCTGCACCTCGCCGTCATCTCCTCCAAACTCATGTTTACAGTGTTCTTAGTGTTTTCCGCTTTGTTCCCACGAATAGCTAGGGAAAGAAAGTCAACCCTGTCAGAGCCCCACTTGACAGGATAAGGGCAAAAATACTGTGGGATGTGCCCTGGTGCCCCATAGGCTCCGTGCGCGGTTTGGTATTTGTCAACACTTCGGATCCCAGTCCTAATTTTACGAAGAGTTGGGGTTCGAAGTGTTGATGACCCCCTCCCCCTCCGTTATACATACCACGGGATGGGTCGCGTCACACCTTGGATTGGGGCATGAATGTAACGGTTTGGGTTTTGAGGCCCGCCCGTTGGCACTCTCTCATTCCGATAaggtaaatgcaaaataatagaTTTTCCCATATTAAATCCCTAACAATCCCATTTCTTTTGTGGTCCTGTTTCACAGGCATTTGAGACCACAACGGAACTCAAAAAATGCAGTGCTGTAAAAAGTTGAACTATTCCACTGGATAAACAAACAAGTCGcgtccaactacattggattcgggcaatttgtaaaCAGGGGTAGCCACAAAAGATagcctgaatagtggtcgcagtggcaaagtttcccctaacaaggAAAAAAAACTCAACCCATGCTGCTTCAACACATCGATATTCCACATCATTTTTGCTtgagtaaaaaatcaaatccctcAATGAAACGGCACCAATCAATTCCTCTATCTCTCTATCATCTCTAGGACTCCATCAATTCAACATTTAAATTACTGGGTTACTtgaattctgctaaaaaataaacagataCAAAACCGTACAAAACAAAACGCAGCGCTGTTTTCAAACACACCTATTGATATATCTGACCTTTCATTCATCTTTTTACACTATACTGCCAACCCCAACAGCTGCCCAATTTCTTGTGAAAAAGATTTGATCACCTCCAAATTAAAATGTCGAAACAGCTCAATATCAATGCAGATTATTAGGACTATAGGGATTATATACTATACTACATCCTGGTAAGTGAAATTTCAATCAAATCTGGTTTCAGCCAGAAGATCGTCTCAAATAAAATCGGATTTTTTTCAGCCGACATTCTAGTGGAAATCaatcagaaaaaaattcgaTGGAGGAGGTGAATCTTGCTATAAATGCTTACCATAAAATAATTAATGTCAGCATGTTTAACGAAAAGTTTGGCAGGATAAACTTTTTTGGTGAATTTGTCTCTGTCGTATCGGAAAATTTAATACTAAGTTCTGTTTTACAAAGGATATGTTCGCAAAGTACCTATTAGAAATGCTAGAATAagagaaaaaaacttttttgcttaTATCTTGGGGTCAGATATTCAGGATAAATTGATAAAAATACAAAAGACAAATTCATCCAGAGTAATTAGTGTAAAGGCACAAATGAAATCTTATGAAAATCTAGTCTAATAGGCACATTACCCAACATTCCAAAATAAGGCATGGTAGATTACAGGATCGCTCTGAACAAAACCCTGATGTAGACGAACACGTTCATCGAGATTGTGATAAGAAAAAATAGCCCTCAGTACTTACCGGATTGTGATAGATGTGATTCTCGATCACGTACTCCGCCAGACAATGGATGATCGCATCAAAGTCGTAATTCTCCACATTAAGAGTGGACTGCGTCAACCGGAGATACTTGTGCAGCTCGTACATGTTCCTCAGCCGTCTACCACAAGGGGCCCGATACACGACGTACACCTTTTTGTACTTCGTTTTGCATAGCTGCCGTTCCCATCCGGATAGCAGCGGTTTCGCCAGCGGGCTGTACGATTTTAGATTGTGCGTTATTTTGAACAGACAGTTTGGATTACACTCATGTGGCTTGTATTTGAGCGGGGGAAGGTGCTTTTTGGCGGTGTAGTACACTATTTTGCCTTTGGGGCGATCATCTTCGCAGTAAATGGTGGAACTGTTCATAAACACCGCGGAAGGCTGTGAAGTTGGTACAGCACGATGGAAGGTGCTTTTTTTGGCCACCGATCGGATTGAGGATGCATCCGTCTGATTTTGTTCGTTTGTTTGTTGATTTTGTTGCTGAAGAGTTTTGCTCTGAAACTGGTAGCTTTGAAGTGCTTGTTCCTGGGGAGTGGTTTGCTTTTTCGCTTCCGATTGCTGTTTGTTTTCGTCGTTTTCATCTTCGTCGTCATCGAGAGTAATATATTCGATTGAGGGTTCGTttcttttttgaaattttgagaatttaTTGTTACTCATCTTACTCATGCTGAGGGCCTTCTCCTGATACAGAGGACCGAGGCGAGTCGACCCACGATAGATCCATTCGAATCGGTTATCTTCCGGGAAGAGCAACTGCACCAAACTGGCATCGATGTCGACCACTTTGGCATAGATCCACTTACCCTTCCATTCTGTGATGATTCTTTGACCAACCTTGACCTGTACCATTGGCCTTTGAGATCGGTAATTCAACAGATAGTTTCTGATAAAGTCTTGCGAGTGAGGGTGGATATCTAGCCACACATCCTTGGACTCTTCACAAACCACTCGCACATCACCGTGACTCACGTACTGAGCGTAACCGTCGTCGAAAAATATCAAGTACCGATGGCGATTATACTTTCCGAACGATTCTGCGATGATTCCCGGATAGAACGTGTTGGACTTGGTAACGTGTGCTACCTTATACGACGGTTGCGTGGTACCTGCATCGAACCGAGCAATAACACGCGTTCCAAGCGGCAGTTTAACGTTAAATGAATGTCGATATGCCAGGTACTTGGCCGGAACGACTTTGATCGGAGCAGATCCACCGCCTTGGTTAtgcaaaaaatttattttgtacAGCGATTTCTGTGGGAATAAGCGAGAATGTTAAAAGCAGCACAGAAAGACGCGCAATTCCTACTTACATCCGACACGTTGACCGCCTCGACAACCTGACACTCGGACCAGTTACTCAGCAGTTTATGTTTCACAGCAAAATAGAACTGACCAACGACAACAGCTGGTCTAACAAATTCTTCGCTCTTATTTATCGGGGTTATGGAGGCCGATACGTTTTGACTGCTGAAGCTCGGTTGTTTCAAtggttgttgctgctgttgttgttgttgtggtGCCGGTTGAGCCTTCTGTGGAGAAAATTGACGAGGCGTTTGCTGAGCGGACAAAGTGCTTTGTGGGAACATGACATTCTGATTTCTATGTAGCAGATCGACTTCGTGGAAGATGTTACACGGTGGAAGGTCGTGATATTTCGGACGAGACTTGGAGTATAGATTCAAGTGAATGCGATCCACTTTTCGCTGCAGTTCGTTCAGTTCATTGTTGATTTCGTCGGATAGTTCTGTAAAATACAATAACTGTACTTCATCCACCGGCTAAGATAAGCATTTGGTAACTTACTTGTGTTGTAAgcaattttttgtttcattatttGTTCAGTCCAGTCTATTTGCTGGCTCAGgttgattttttcaaatgtgcTCGCTAGGATATCCTCTAGTTCAGTTTCCACTAACGATATGAGATCGGACGGGAGGGCTTTTCctgtaacaaaaaaaattactcgACTGTTATGCttattttatgtatttatggTCCATACCCGATTCCTGCTTAGTATCGTCATCCTCTTCCTCGCTGCTGTCTGAGATTTCCACCAACTCGTTCTTCTGAGGCATAGTACAAAACAGGAGCGGCTGTTGATCGACTATAGTTCCACACATTTCCTAAAAGCAAACATCACATTATCTGGTATTCAGAAGATACGTTATTTAGCCAACTTACAGAATATTTCAGAACAACGTTATCGTAACAAACCACACAGACGCGTTGTCTTTTGCACTTTTTAGACACACCGAAGAAACTTAGCACAAAGCCAGGAGCGGGTGCCGTCTCCTTCGATTGCTTCTTGCACTCCGGATTAACACAGTCAACACTTGCCACCTTGGGTGCTTTTGGTTTGACCAGTTTAGGGTCAATTATCAGCTTGCTAGACGCTACTTTGGAATCAGGTTTTTTGATAATAGCAGCTTTCTTCTGTGGCGCTGGGTCGTCATCTTCAATCATTACCACATCTTCGTCCGAATCGCCCGAAATGAGCTGAGGAATCTTCTCTTCTGGTTGAGCGGCTTTCTCTTGGAAAATGCCTAACTTTTCGTCCAATACAAAGGTTTTTTCCGCTTCAATATTTTTGGTGCAGTCAGATATGTCTGTCCCTTTTTTTTCGGCAGATTGGTCAGATTCCTTTTCAGATGATGTAGAAACATCATCGTCCTTCTTTGTGTCTTTTACTATCTCTGTACCTTCTGAAGATTTAAAATCACTTACCTCGATTACAGAATCAGTAACTGAAGTTTTTTTGGCATTTGATTCGGAATCAGCAGTTTTCTCagatgtctccgaatcttttaCTTTCTCTTCATCTGCTTTTGAGCTATCAGCGACATCAGGCTCACAATCAATCATTATAACATCATCGTCATCTTCGTCGTGTTTGCTTATTTTCGTCTCACAAGCAATATCGATCGTTTTGGCATCATCGACTGTCTCTATTGGATCCTTGTCATTTGTTTTAGGGGGACTTGAACtggatttttcattttcttgtgGTGAACTTGAATCCAATGTTTCCTTTGCAGTTGGTGGACTGGAAATGGATTTATCACATTCCTCACCTTCTTCCGCTTTCGGGATTGATTCACTTATTTCATTTTCACTGGAATCCCCCGAATGCTTTACGTCTTCAGACGTTTCATTTCTATCCTCAATCTGAGCGATGCTTTCGTCAGTTTCAGGCTTATTGCATTTTGACATGTCTTCGACTAAAACCGCATCATGATGTGTTTGAGAGGAATCCGGATTTTCAGTTTCATCGATTTTATCTAAGGTTCGCTTTTCTTCATTAGGATCGTTGCTTGAAATGTCCTGTTCATCAGTATCCGTTTTGACATCAATTGCTGTTTCCTCTTCATTATCATTACAAACATCCTTCGGGAGGTCTACTTCAACTTTTTCTTCACATATTGGTTCTACATGTTCATCGATCTCCTCTGATTTCTTCGCTTCTACTGTCTCGTTGTTAGCTTCATCAGATTGATCGATTTGCTTTATTTCGTCAGGATTATCTAATTTGGGCTCTGGTTCTATTTTATCGGACGATTGTATCTCATCTTGATCTAATGAAATAGCTTTAGACTTTTTCTTTCTTAGCGACAAACTAACGTCGTCATCCGATACATCTTCTTCTGTCTCTTTCGACATAATTTCCTTTGGTTCATCAGTTACTGATGATTCCATACATACTTCAGCTTCGTGGATAACTTCCTTCGATAGCTCGGTTTCCTCTTTTTCGAGTACACTTTCGTCTTGATTCAATACAGGATTTTGTTCTATTTTACCGTCCGGTTCTACCTCCTCTTCTTCATCTAACGAAATTACTTCAGGCAATTTACTTTTGCTTGGCGACCTTTTTTCCTCATCTTTTGCCATGTCTGCATCTCCTTCTACATTAGATATACTTGCTTTAGGTTCATCTGCAATTTCTGGTACCTCAGCCTCTGTTTCGTTGGTTCCTTTCTCTGATTGATCCTTATTCTCTTTTTCGACTACCTCTTCGTCCGGTTTATCTACTATAGGCACTGGATTCATTTCCGCAGCCGTCTGTGCCTCATCATCTTCATCCAACGAAATTATCTCCGGCTTTCTTCTCTTTCTTGGCGACAATTTATCCCCATCTTGCTTCTCATCTGCACCAGGCTTACTGTCGGCAAT encodes:
- the LOC131678936 gene encoding histone-lysine N-methyltransferase eggless, translating into MESETAEGSAPVSGSTGDKPKAPITIDVESEDEVVLQIKSENQVPVVASGSDTTDDEKMPSEKERKLPLVIPVDEDEEHVTVAANIADSKPGADEKQDGDKLSPRKRRKPEIISLDEDDEAQTAAEMNPVPIVDKPDEEVVEKENKDQSEKGTNETEAEVPEIADEPKASISNVEGDADMAKDEEKRSPSKSKLPEVISLDEEEEVEPDGKIEQNPVLNQDESVLEKEETELSKEVIHEAEVCMESSVTDEPKEIMSKETEEDVSDDDVSLSLRKKKSKAISLDQDEIQSSDKIEPEPKLDNPDEIKQIDQSDEANNETVEAKKSEEIDEHVEPICEEKVEVDLPKDVCNDNEEETAIDVKTDTDEQDISSNDPNEEKRTLDKIDETENPDSSQTHHDAVLVEDMSKCNKPETDESIAQIEDRNETSEDVKHSGDSSENEISESIPKAEEGEECDKSISSPPTAKETLDSSSPQENEKSSSSPPKTNDKDPIETVDDAKTIDIACETKISKHDEDDDDVIMIDCEPDVADSSKADEEKVKDSETSEKTADSESNAKKTSVTDSVIEVSDFKSSEGTEIVKDTKKDDDVSTSSEKESDQSAEKKGTDISDCTKNIEAEKTFVLDEKLGIFQEKAAQPEEKIPQLISGDSDEDVVMIEDDDPAPQKKAAIIKKPDSKVASSKLIIDPKLVKPKAPKVASVDCVNPECKKQSKETAPAPGFVLSFFGVSKKCKRQRVCVVCYDNVVLKYSEMCGTIVDQQPLLFCTMPQKNELVEISDSSEEEDDDTKQESGKALPSDLISLVETELEDILASTFEKINLSQQIDWTEQIMKQKIAYNTKLSDEINNELNELQRKVDRIHLNLYSKSRPKYHDLPPCNIFHEVDLLHRNQNVMFPQSTLSAQQTPRQFSPQKAQPAPQQQQQQQQPLKQPSFSSQNVSASITPINKSEEFVRPAVVVGQFYFAVKHKLLSNWSECQVVEAVNVSDKSLYKINFLHNQGGGSAPIKVVPAKYLAYRHSFNVKLPLGTRVIARFDAGTTQPSYKVAHVTKSNTFYPGIIAESFGKYNRHRYLIFFDDGYAQYVSHGDVRVVCEESKDVWLDIHPHSQDFIRNYLLNYRSQRPMVQVKVGQRIITEWKGKWIYAKVVDIDASLVQLLFPEDNRFEWIYRGSTRLGPLYQEKALSMSKMSNNKFSKFQKRNEPSIEYITLDDDEDENDENKQQSEAKKQTTPQEQALQSYQFQSKTLQQQNQQTNEQNQTDASSIRSVAKKSTFHRAVPTSQPSAVFMNSSTIYCEDDRPKGKIVYYTAKKHLPPLKYKPHECNPNCLFKITHNLKSYSPLAKPLLSGWERQLCKTKYKKVYVVYRAPCGRRLRNMYELHKYLRLTQSTLNVENYDFDAIIHCLAEYVIENHIYHNPDLSDGREFMAVPCVNYFDDTKPPPCIYSTERIPSEGVHLNLDTDFLCGCDCEDDCIDKTRCQCWQLTIAGAKFGNPSTSIDNIGYVYKRLQETVVTGIYECNARCKCNSSCLNRVVQHPLQTKLQVFKTSNRGWGIRCLNDVSKGSFICIYSGHLLTEEAGNMICQMNANKAGDEYFADLDYIETVEQLKEGYETDVVESESEADSDEADYDSKRDSDASDDEFKTNCNPSNAVVKTRSQARRDNTRRAEAKAEKMKLNKKKEDTKAGSDDEREMVNLVPDSEMMPKSDESNSAMKYRSVRKLFGKHEQIYIMDAKKSGNLGRYFNHSCNPNLFVQNVFVDTHDLRFPWVAFFALSNIRAGSELTWNYNYDVGSVPGKVLYCQCGAESCRQRLL